Proteins co-encoded in one Candidatus Kapaibacterium sp. genomic window:
- a CDS encoding thiamine-binding protein: MTVAATVAVYPLRQQDYRAVEAAVEALCSSGLEVDVQPMHTELSGSLDAVLDALRSAFQAAASYGVTVMTVTLTNACVVRSDYEHQA; encoded by the coding sequence ATGACTGTTGCTGCGACAGTTGCTGTGTATCCCTTGCGACAGCAGGACTACCGTGCCGTTGAGGCAGCAGTCGAAGCTCTATGTTCTTCAGGTTTAGAGGTCGACGTTCAGCCAATGCACACAGAGCTCTCTGGCTCTCTGGATGCAGTGCTGGATGCACTCCGCTCGGCCTTCCAGGCCGCAGCAAGCTATGGTGTGACAGTGATGACCGTTACCCTAACAAACGCCTGCGTTGTGCGCTCAGACTATGAACATCAGGCCTGA
- a CDS encoding SDR family oxidoreductase encodes MPTAIITGGTRRLGKALAENFARQGWNVVIHYYRSEEGAQELEQVLPQRYGIRAMRIQADLRKPNEVWHAFREIVEQLGPPDVLVNNAAVFPPEHTLTDLTPGLWEETLSTNLTACLYTSQAFAAFQQGEGRIINVASLGGLRTWRHRAAYNVSKAALLQLTKNLALELAPRITVNAVCPGLLRIDPQDPEFVPVDRIPSRRYGNASDVFEAVYFFATATSYITGQWLIVDGGYHLVR; translated from the coding sequence ATGCCAACAGCCATCATCACAGGAGGGACACGAAGACTAGGAAAAGCCCTTGCAGAAAACTTTGCACGGCAAGGATGGAATGTCGTCATCCACTACTACCGCTCTGAGGAAGGGGCCCAGGAGTTAGAGCAAGTACTGCCACAACGCTACGGGATCCGGGCGATGAGAATCCAGGCAGACTTGCGAAAGCCGAATGAGGTATGGCATGCATTCAGGGAGATAGTGGAGCAGCTTGGTCCACCAGACGTCTTAGTCAACAACGCTGCGGTCTTTCCTCCCGAACATACATTGACAGACCTTACCCCGGGACTTTGGGAAGAGACGCTCAGCACGAACCTCACCGCCTGTCTCTATACGAGCCAGGCCTTCGCTGCTTTCCAGCAGGGGGAAGGCCGCATCATCAATGTAGCCTCCCTTGGTGGACTCCGGACTTGGCGACACCGGGCGGCCTACAATGTCTCCAAGGCTGCTCTCCTCCAGCTAACGAAGAACTTAGCATTGGAACTGGCTCCACGAATCACCGTCAACGCCGTATGCCCTGGGTTGCTTCGGATAGATCCCCAAGACCCAGAGTTCGTCCCTGTTGACCGCATTCCTTCCAGGCGATACGGGAATGCAAGCGATGTCTTTGAAGCCGTCTACTTCTTTGCTACGGCTACTTCATACATCACTGGGCAATGGCTGATTGTAGACGGTGGGTATCACTTGGTGCGATGA
- a CDS encoding class I SAM-dependent methyltransferase: MLANYNPFEREELAAAYDQWYESPLGAFVEAQELAALQRLVERLERNQPIVEVGAGTGRVAAWLAQLGFRVIAVEPASAMRRYGEQRTAGLPVQWVAAHASLLPFPDNSQTAVLMFATLEFVAEPLWALREALRVLQPGGVLLLGILHAHSPWAALYCWLGRRGELPWSYARFYTPEELEQLLGFPPEARAESIYCAPGAQAPYEEADAAGLRAGNPPAMVILQWRKP; the protein is encoded by the coding sequence ATGTTGGCGAACTACAACCCATTTGAGCGAGAAGAGCTGGCAGCGGCTTACGATCAATGGTATGAGTCGCCACTGGGTGCGTTTGTAGAGGCTCAGGAGCTGGCGGCACTCCAACGGCTTGTGGAGAGGCTAGAGCGTAATCAGCCCATCGTCGAAGTCGGTGCTGGTACAGGACGGGTTGCGGCGTGGTTGGCACAGCTCGGATTCCGAGTCATCGCTGTAGAGCCAGCTTCAGCAATGCGCCGGTACGGCGAGCAGCGTACTGCTGGTCTACCAGTCCAATGGGTTGCTGCCCATGCTTCGCTGCTGCCTTTTCCCGACAATTCTCAGACTGCTGTCTTGATGTTCGCTACGCTGGAGTTCGTTGCGGAGCCACTATGGGCCTTACGAGAGGCCCTGCGTGTTCTGCAACCTGGTGGGGTGCTGCTGTTAGGTATACTTCACGCTCACAGCCCCTGGGCAGCTCTTTACTGCTGGTTAGGGCGTCGAGGTGAGCTGCCGTGGAGCTATGCCCGCTTCTACACGCCGGAAGAGTTGGAACAGCTTCTCGGATTTCCTCCGGAAGCAAGGGCCGAGTCCATCTACTGTGCTCCGGGAGCTCAGGCACCGTATGAGGAGGCAGATGCTGCCGGACTCCGTGCAGGCAATCCTCCGGCAATGGTCATCCTCCAGTGGAGGAAACCATGA